One Penaeus vannamei isolate JL-2024 chromosome 27, ASM4276789v1, whole genome shotgun sequence genomic window carries:
- the cold gene encoding UPAR/Ly6 domain-containing protein cold — protein MYISSLLLLFTIFTTGVWGQKCYVCKDQDENTGKCATTVQECSFGEDYCLSEIRWGSTPFWEIGAPMQYYISKKCATADECVTTKSEYMPYCQRIWWRDWKCAECCKGDRCNYFITLGSSTVTSNIALMLLAGTFTLLLPMFH, from the exons ATGTATATATCATCTTTACTCCTTCTTTTCACGATTTTTACTACAG GAGTATGGGGTCAGAAGTGCTATGTCTGCAAGGACCAAGATGAAAACACCGGGAAGTGTGCAACAACAGTGCAGGAATGCAGCTTTGGAGAAGATTACTGTCTTTCGGAAATTAGATGGGGAA GTACACCCTTCTGGGAGATCGGTGCCCCAATGCAGTATTACATCAGCAAGAAATGTGCAACAGCGGATGAATGTGTGACTACCAAATCAGAATATATGCCCTATTGTCAACGGATCTGGTGGAGAGATTGGAAATGCGCTGAATGCTGCAAAGGAGATCGTTGCAATTATTTCATCACG CTGGGTTCATCTACAGTCACATCAAACATTGCATTGATGTTGTTAGCAGGAACGTTCACACTTTTATTACCAATGTTCCACTGA